One Cucurbita pepo subsp. pepo cultivar mu-cu-16 chromosome LG20, ASM280686v2, whole genome shotgun sequence genomic window carries:
- the LOC111783397 gene encoding uncharacterized protein At1g08160-like, whose amino-acid sequence MRSNTQGEASSSTTSIIEAPKPSSYGHQHGTAKRTKLMRIIGRSLLAVMFLVGLAIVICWLVVFPKTPNLILENGHVTPHSLTDRKLNASISFTIKSYNPNKRASIHMDSMKMTLDDMGQTFTTTIPTFTQPPGNQTFLNPTVEVNFIYPFGQMKDLMLSDGLNPELHFSAHVSYIVEKWASKRRSLEIYCDRVRLKINGSTPFDNTKCKVDL is encoded by the exons ATGAGGAGCAATACACAAGGAGAagcatcatcatcaacaaccTCCATCATTGAGGCACCAAAACCAAGCTCCTATGGACATCAACATGGGACAGCAAAACGCACCAAGCTCATGAGAATCATAGGACGAAGCTTGTTGGCTGTCATGTTCCTTGTCGGTCTTGCTATTGTCATTTGTTGGCTTGTTGTCTTCCCCAAAACCCCAAATCTTATATTGGAAAATGGCCATGTAACACCCCATAGCTTAACTGATAGAAAGCTCAATGCCTCCATATCTTTCACTATCAAAAGCTATAACCCTAACAAAAGAGCCTCCATTCATATGGATTCTATGAAGATGACACTTGATGATATGGGTCAGACGTTTACCACCACGATCCCTACGTTCACGCAACCGCCCGGAAACCAAACCTTCTTGAACCCCACCGTCGAAGTCAACTTCATTTACCCTTTCGggcaaatgaaagatttgatgCTATCAGATGGGTTGAATCCCGAACTTCACTTCTCAGCTCATGTCAG TTACATTGTCGAGAAATGGGCATCGAAACGTCGGTCGCTAGAGATCTATTGTGATCGAGTCAGACTTAAGATCAATGGTTCAACACCTTTTGATAATACAAAATGCAAAGTGGATCTTTGA